In the Calditrichota bacterium genome, GGCCTGCCAGCCCGGCGAACCAATCGGCGCAGCAACAAAATGAAGCAGAAAAACAACAGCAAGCAGATTTAAAAGACGGGTTTACATTTGAGAAATTCAGCCGCCAGCAATTGATAAAAAGAGACGCCAGAAAACAATTCAGCATGGCACAAACCCAATCCGCGAACAGACCCACGTACAATAATCAAAAATTTCGTGCCGAAGACCTCGGCGGTTTGACGTTTAACACTTATGCCTGGAATTTTGCGCCGTATATGCTGGGGATGAAGCGTAAAGTGGAGCGCAATATTTTTCCGCCACCCGCTTTCACGCGCATGGGACTGATCAGCGGTGAGACCATTTTGCGATTCAAAGTTTTGCCCGGCGGCGAAGTGAAAGATGTGGAAGTTTTACAATACAAAGGGCACAAATCCTTGAAGGAAACCAGCGTGCAGGCAATTTTGAACTCATCACCATTTAAGCCGCTGCCGGCTGATTTTCCGGAGAATTATTTGGAAGTTACAGCGAAATTCTCCTACTACATTCAGAGAAAATAAAATTTTTTAACAAATAAAAACGGAAACGAAAATATGCAAGAAACCTGGTTGTTTTTTGAACGCGGTGGAATCATGATGATTCCGTTATTGTTGTCGTCAATTATTGTATTAGCAATTGTAATTGAGCGCTCCATTATCCTGAGAAAGAAAAAAATACTAATCCCGGAAATCATTCGCGTCATCGAAGAGATCAAAAAGCCAGACGACATCCATCTGGCGATTTCTATCTGCAATCAGAATAAAGGCGCCTTTGCGAACATCATTCAATTGGGGCTTGAAAATAACGGCCTGCCGCGCGATGAATTGAAAGAATTAATTACAGACCAGGGCCGGCAGGAAGTTCGCTCGCTGCAAAAAGGACTGGTTATTATTGAAACGATTGCCGGCATCGCGCCGCTGCTCGGTTTGCTGGGAACTGTTTTGGGGATGATAAAAGTTTTCACCGTCATTTCAGAACAGGGACTGGGACAAACAAAAGCGCTTTCCGGCGGAATATCAGAAGCGTTGATTACCACCGTGGCAGGGTTATCCATTGGAATCGCTTCGCTCATTTTTTACAATTATTTTGCCGATAAAGCCGAAAATATGATCATGGACATTGAAAAATATACTTCAAAATTACTGCGCAAATTTGTGCGTTTTCAAATGGATACCGCGATCGACGAGGTGAAACATGCAGTTTAGTGAAAAAAAACAGCGAAAACCTATCATCAACATTACCTCTCTCATCGACGTGCTGTTTTTATTGCTCATATTTTTTATGGTCTCCTCTACTTTCGTAGAGCAGCCGGGTATGAAACTGGAGCTTCCGGAATCGAAATCCTCAACTGCGGAAAAAATCAAAGAATTGGTCGTGGAAATCACTGCCGATGGCACTTTACTTCTTAACGACAATCCGGTTTCCATGAACGATCTCGAAAATAAATTTAAGGAAATGTTACCCCGGCTGCAGGAAAAATCTCTTGTGTTGAAAGCTGACAAAACTATTCCTCACGGCACAGTAGTGAAAGTCATGGACATTGCCCGGTTGAGTGGATTGGAAAAACTGATTATCGCCACTACAGTGGAACAAAATTGACATTTCATGTTGCAACTTCTGTAATTAATCCGCTATTTTTTTTAACTAACTGTCTCACCTTAATACAATCTGACACTGACAATTTCCAACAGGCTGCTTCGCATTGGCTTACTTGAATTTGTTTATTATTTTGTTACCTATTAGCCAATAGCATATATTTAATATTCTGCGACAGTTACGTCACAAACATTACCCGTGCAATTAAGTTGCACTTATTCTTTTGAAATTATTGCATTTAATTTTGTATTGGTATGAAGTTTGCGTGTTAGGTGCCGGAATAAAAGAGGTGCGCCAACATGAAAAAATACCCCCCTTCTCAAACGATCAGAAATTTCATTATCTTTCTGTTTGTTTTATTCGTTTCAAATGCCTTTCCCCAAAGTTCAGACAATGTTTTCATTGCTAAACTTATTGATCCGAATTTCCGCGTTTACGTGGATGGTCTGCCTGACTCTGCAGCCAGGCACACTTCCATCGATCGGGTTACACTAACCACCGACCAAGCCGGCTGGTATAGGATATTCTTCCATCTCGCCTACAGCGGAGACGCCCAGCTTAATGAGCACGTTTTCGTTACTGTTGTTAATGGCGATTCTATAATCACGCCTTTGGATAAAAATCTGGGCATGATAAAAGTGCTCAGAGATACCTCGGCAGTGCCGGACACACTCTGGCGAAACACCGGACTTTTTTATCTTCTCCCCGGAGAAAATCAAATTCTCATGCACCACTACAATGCTGTTTTCAAAGAACAGACTTCGCGCCAGTTGGTCGCCAATGTGCCTGAATCTGAATTGATGGCTATCG is a window encoding:
- a CDS encoding energy transducer TonB — its product is MYFIQKETFQKHLLKISILISLLIHFLFLLLYRPISQWQLFPIAELLKQDKPNEVEKRIEFELVETPEDARSETPPENTNLVSDKNSRARNQQQRADLPVGAPYARGDMNVHELPTFASMARPASPANQSAQQQNEAEKQQQADLKDGFTFEKFSRQQLIKRDARKQFSMAQTQSANRPTYNNQKFRAEDLGGLTFNTYAWNFAPYMLGMKRKVERNIFPPPAFTRMGLISGETILRFKVLPGGEVKDVEVLQYKGHKSLKETSVQAILNSSPFKPLPADFPENYLEVTAKFSYYIQRK
- a CDS encoding MotA/TolQ/ExbB proton channel family protein translates to MQETWLFFERGGIMMIPLLLSSIIVLAIVIERSIILRKKKILIPEIIRVIEEIKKPDDIHLAISICNQNKGAFANIIQLGLENNGLPRDELKELITDQGRQEVRSLQKGLVIIETIAGIAPLLGLLGTVLGMIKVFTVISEQGLGQTKALSGGISEALITTVAGLSIGIASLIFYNYFADKAENMIMDIEKYTSKLLRKFVRFQMDTAIDEVKHAV
- a CDS encoding biopolymer transporter ExbD, whose product is MQFSEKKQRKPIINITSLIDVLFLLLIFFMVSSTFVEQPGMKLELPESKSSTAEKIKELVVEITADGTLLLNDNPVSMNDLENKFKEMLPRLQEKSLVLKADKTIPHGTVVKVMDIARLSGLEKLIIATTVEQN